CGGTAATCTGCCCTGTGGTAGAGTCAGTATGCTGTACCGCATTATGAAAGAGGTTGTAGATGACCTGTTTGATCTTATCGGGGTCACACCGGCACAGCACCGGCATCGTTTGAATCGCTACACTCCTGCCTTGGGCAAGCATCTGTAGATGAGGCTCCATTTCAAGCAGCAGCTGATCCAGCCGGGTTTCCTGCAGATGGAGCTCCGGCTTGCGATCAAGCTTGGCTAACAGAAGTAAATCCTCAACCAATTTCTTCATGCGCTTGGATTCCCCGTGCATGCTGGATAGTGCAGCATGCAGCTGCTCCGGGTTGTCTGCGGCGCCGCGGCCCAGCACCTCCAGAAAGCCGTGAATCGAAGTAAGCGGCGTTCGCAGCTCATGGGAAGCATCGGCAATAAACCTCCGCATCTGCTCTTTGGCTTCGCGTTCGGCTTCAAACGCATCCTCGAGCCTTTCCAGCATGCCGTTAAACGATTCGGCCAAGCGGTCAATCTCCCGTTGACCCTGCACGGCGGGAAAACGCTCCGCCAAATTTCCGGCATCCGTGCGTTCGACCGTTTCGACCATTCGGTTCAGCGGGTGGAGCGTCCGGCGCAGCAATGGCAGGTACAATGCAATCCCCGCAGCCATGGCAAGTAAAGCCAGTACGGCAAAAATCAGCAGCTGCCGCAACAGAACGGCATGCAGCGGCTGCGTATCCAATCCAAGCTGCAGCACACCTGAGGGGCTGTTTGGGTTGCCGTAAGGACGAAAGACAATGATCTGCTCGATGCCTTCGGCATTGTCGATCACTTCATACGAAATAGGCTGATGCCCCTGGAATTTCTCCAGAATCGCTGAATAAGCCTCTGCTGTCAGCTGTGGCGCGGACAGACCATTGCCAGCGGCGAGGTCGGTGTAGCCTCCATCAGCTTCTATCTTGGCAAGCGACATATTCGGCAGAAAAAACATAGGTCTGTCTCCCTGACGCGGATTTTCCGGAAGGGCTTCGTTATTTCGCCCTGCAGACCGGTTACGCGGCTCCCGATCAGGCTCCCACACCTCCACGGGGATAGAGCGGGCCTGAAGGAAAAGCGCTTCGGCTTGATTGCGGAACAGGGCATTTTTCATTAACACATATTGCAATGCGCCGATCAGCACGAGCAGAAGCGCCAAGACGATGAGGGATCGTGACAAGAGCTGCGTACGTAGAGACGTAGGTCCGGATGAACCTGTCCG
This Paenibacillus sp. JZ16 DNA region includes the following protein-coding sequences:
- a CDS encoding sensor histidine kinase — protein: MSLRNRTGSSGPTSLRTQLLSRSLIVLALLLVLIGALQYVLMKNALFRNQAEALFLQARSIPVEVWEPDREPRNRSAGRNNEALPENPRQGDRPMFFLPNMSLAKIEADGGYTDLAAGNGLSAPQLTAEAYSAILEKFQGHQPISYEVIDNAEGIEQIIVFRPYGNPNSPSGVLQLGLDTQPLHAVLLRQLLIFAVLALLAMAAGIALYLPLLRRTLHPLNRMVETVERTDAGNLAERFPAVQGQREIDRLAESFNGMLERLEDAFEAEREAKEQMRRFIADASHELRTPLTSIHGFLEVLGRGAADNPEQLHAALSSMHGESKRMKKLVEDLLLLAKLDRKPELHLQETRLDQLLLEMEPHLQMLAQGRSVAIQTMPVLCRCDPDKIKQVIYNLFHNAVQHTDSTTGQITVSVNKTKDQVVLRVADNGAGIPKEHLPHLFERFYRIDESRTRQYGGAGLGLSITQSIISAHGGQMSVDSTVNQGTVFRAEWPGIIP